From one Neorhizobium galegae genomic stretch:
- a CDS encoding ABC transporter substrate-binding protein: MQRLLSGISAFVFSAFALSGAAMADAKTITFLFTDDDQGYVERMAALSKEFEASHPDVKVNFVSSGYDAVVKQLPVQLAAGKGPDLAKITDWQLAPYYLDMRSHMKDPDAFAKLHGDSLNQLRLPNINDPKSINGYVASQTLNLPFVNKTLFEQAGEPLPGPKATLKEIVEASARVAKATGAQIPFTMDRSGHRFSGGAYSYGSVYVKDGKFNFPDAGARKYIADLYSWTQNGSFPKEMWGAAGGSQYKNMGDEFVNGNVVTYLAGNWMVNPFQKKIGNAFQWTAINAPCGDAGCYAMPGATAIVGFKRTEHPEAVAQFIEFLGSEKVQREIAETYVILTGADIKNPQYKISSDDAKASMAVFLDNKKNVPQAARDFERMKGGTAIYQQIVQRMSQLIVGELSLEETYKNLEADAGKINEALAVK; the protein is encoded by the coding sequence ATGCAGAGACTTCTATCCGGGATAAGTGCGTTCGTATTCTCGGCCTTCGCTCTTTCGGGCGCGGCCATGGCGGACGCCAAGACCATTACTTTCTTGTTCACCGACGACGACCAGGGCTACGTCGAGCGCATGGCCGCCTTGAGCAAGGAATTCGAGGCGTCACATCCCGACGTCAAGGTCAATTTCGTGTCTTCCGGCTATGATGCGGTGGTGAAACAACTGCCGGTCCAGTTGGCGGCAGGTAAGGGTCCGGATCTGGCCAAGATCACCGATTGGCAGCTCGCGCCCTATTATCTCGACATGCGTTCCCACATGAAGGACCCGGACGCCTTCGCCAAGCTCCACGGAGACAGCCTCAACCAACTCCGCCTGCCGAATATCAACGACCCGAAATCGATCAACGGCTACGTCGCGTCACAGACGCTGAACCTGCCGTTCGTCAACAAGACCTTGTTCGAGCAGGCCGGCGAACCGCTGCCCGGCCCGAAGGCCACGCTCAAGGAGATCGTGGAAGCCTCCGCCCGCGTCGCAAAGGCGACGGGCGCGCAGATCCCCTTCACCATGGACCGGTCGGGCCACCGTTTTTCCGGCGGCGCCTATTCCTACGGCTCGGTCTACGTGAAGGACGGCAAGTTCAATTTCCCGGATGCAGGCGCCCGCAAATATATCGCCGACCTCTATTCCTGGACCCAGAACGGCAGTTTCCCGAAGGAAATGTGGGGGGCAGCCGGCGGCTCGCAGTACAAGAACATGGGCGATGAGTTCGTCAACGGCAATGTCGTCACCTACCTCGCCGGCAACTGGATGGTGAACCCCTTCCAGAAGAAGATCGGCAACGCCTTCCAGTGGACGGCGATCAACGCACCCTGCGGCGATGCGGGTTGCTATGCGATGCCGGGTGCGACGGCAATCGTCGGCTTCAAGCGCACGGAACATCCCGAAGCCGTGGCGCAGTTCATCGAGTTTCTCGGCTCCGAGAAGGTGCAGCGCGAAATCGCCGAGACCTATGTCATCCTGACGGGAGCGGACATCAAGAACCCGCAATACAAGATCTCCAGCGACGACGCCAAGGCATCCATGGCGGTGTTTCTGGACAACAAGAAGAACGTTCCGCAGGCCGCGCGCGATTTCGAACGCATGAAGGGCGGGACGGCGATCTACCAGCAGATCGTCCAGCGCATGAGCCAGCTCATCGTCGGCGAATTGAGCCTGGAGGAAACCTACAAGAACCTCGAGGCAGATGCCGGCAAGATCAACGAGGCGCTGGCGGTAAAGTGA